Below is a window of Candidatus Hydrogenedentota bacterium DNA.
AGGCCACCTGGGACAGGGTCACGTCGGCGATTTCCAGGGCGGCGGCGGGGCCGGTGTGGCTGCCGTCGTCCGGCACATAGCGGTGGGCCTGGGCCGCGCCCGCAAATGCGAGCAGCAGGGCGGCCAGCACTGCGGCGTGTCTCCTCGTGTTCATGGGTGTCTCCTCCGTGCGGGTTGCTTTTTGTAAAACTTTAACCGTCTGGTGTGAGCGTCTACTCTTGCTCTTGCTCTTTATCTTGCTCTTGCTCCAAGTTCTCAACAAATCCGGTCTTCCGGACTCCGCAGCCTCTTCTCCGGCTGCCGACGGTGACCCTTCATTTTGGACTGCATTTCAATGCCGGGGAGCATCTGCCGCAGCTTTCCACTGAAACAAGATTAGAGCAGGAGCAAGATAAAGAGCAAGAGCAAGAAATAAAGAGGGCCTCTGCGCCAATCGGCCAAACAGCCACTTTTTAGGAACCGGGCCGCCATTGCCCGGCTGCGCTATGCTAACATGAAACACGCCGCCGGGGATTCCCCGCGCTTCGGGAATGCCGGGGACGGCGGAATGTTTAGATAAACCATGAAGTGCGGCGGGACTTCCGCCAATGGACAGGTGTCGCATGCGCGCCGAAATCATGATGATAGGAACCGAGCTGCTGCTGGGCCAGATAACGGACACCAACGCGGTGTTCATGGCCCGGGTACTGGCGGAAAACGGGATCAACCTGCACCTGAAGACCACGGTGGGGGACAACCGGGAACGCATCGTGGCGGCGCTGGACGCCGCGCTGGACCGTGCGGACGTGGTGCTGTGCAGCGGGGGGCTGGGTCCGACGGAGGACGACATCACCCGTGAATGCGTGGCCGGGGTCTTCGGGCGGCCCCTGGTCTACCATCCCGGGATTTTTGAGGCCATTCTGGCGCGCTTCGCCCACACGGGGCGGAAAGTCACGGAGAACAACAAACGGCAGGCGATGGTGCCGGAGGGGGGCATCGTGGTGGAGAACCCCCACGGAACGGCGCCGGGGCTCATTATGGAGGGGGACCGGGGGGTGGTGGTCTGCATGCCGGGGGTGCCCCATGAGCTGAAGCCGATGCTCTCCGAGTGGGTCGTCCCGTGGCTGCGGCAGCGTTTCGGCCTGTCCGGGGTCCTGGTCCACCGCTCCCTGCGGGTCTGCGGCATGGGCGAGTCCCGGGTGGACGACCTCATCGGCGACCTGATCCTCGCCGGGAGCAACCCCACCATCGGGCTGCTGGCCGGTCCGGACGGGGTGACCGTCCGCATCGCCGCGCGGGCGGAGGACCGGGCCGCCGCGGAGGCGCTCATCGCGCCGGTCGAGGCGGCGGTGCAGGCGCGTCTGGGCGGCATGGCCTTTGGCGGGGACGGGCAAACCCTGGAGTCCCTGGTGGACGGCGCGCTCCGGGCGCGCGGCTGGAGGATGGCCGTGGCGGATGCGGCCACGGGCGGGGAAATATCCCGGCGGCTTCTCGCCGCGGACGCCGCCGGCTTCGGCGGCGGGGTGGTGCTGCCTTCCGAATCCGCCTTGGAATGGGCCGGAAACACAGCCGGTTCCCTCCTTCCAGAGGGTGCCCCGGAGGAGTTCGGCGCGCCGCCGGGGGACCCTTTGGCGCGTATTGCGCTTGACCTGACCCGGCGAATATTGCTAGAGTACCCGTTTGACTCCGCGCTTTCCGTGGTGTCCTCGTCCGTGGAACACCGTTCCACGGGGGTGTTTTGGTGCCCGGAAGGGTGCCGGTTTTTTGGCATGGGCCATTACGGCGGCGGCGCGCTGGACCAGACGCGCCAGGCCGTGACCGCCCTGGAACAGGTGCGGCGGTTCCTTGTGGGGCTGCCCGCAACAGCGTGATTTGGGCCTTTTTTTTGCTGGAAAGGAGTTCGGCGCGGGAACCCTGAGCGACCCGCGCGGATACAGAGGTCAATCGTCTGGTTGGTAGTTACCGTACATTGGCATGCCAATCCGCGCAATATGAGAAACTGCGCGGCAGATTATGGTAAGGGTGTTTTCGGCCCCTCATGGGGTGTTGAAGCGCGCCCCACGGGCTGGCTGGTTCCGCCCGCGACCCGCCCACAGGCGAAACAAAAGGATGACCAAAGCGAATGTTTGAGATTATGGCGTTGGTGCTGCTTTCCCAGCAGCCTTTCACCCCGGTGGTGGAAGGGTTGGCCTCGTTCTACACGGCCCGGGAAAACACACCCATCACCGCCTCCGGCGAGCGTCTCAGGGATGACAGTTTCTCCTGCGCGATGCTGGACGGCAAATTTGGCGACTACTATCTGGTGGTGGCCGACAATGGCCGGTCGGTGGTGTGCAAACTGAACGACCGGGGTCCCTACATCAAGGGCCGCGTGATTGACCTCTCGAAGGCCGCCATGCGGGAGCTGCACGCGACCAGCGGGTTGCTCAACGTGAAGGTCTACCGGCTGGGCTCCGACCCGCCGGCCCGGAACAGGCCGCTGCGCAGGTAGCCCAGCGCGCCCGGACAGCCCCCTCCCCCGGCTCCGGCGGCGTTCAGGCCGGAAACCGCCCGCAATGTCCGGGTTTGACTCGGACAGGGGGGGCTTTTTACAATCATTTCGGAACGGCGGGGGCCGCCGTTCCCGGAGAGCAGTATGAAACCGTCCGTGGTGAAAGCGGTGAACGCGCTCCTGCGCGGCATCGAGGAAAGTCCCGAAAGCCTGGAAACGGAGAGCAAGATGCGCTCCTGGCTGGTCGGGCAGGGATACAGCCGCCGCGACATAGACGCGGCGCTGAAGATTGTCGTGCCCCGCCTCGCCGAGGGTCCCTATCCCGTGGAGGAGGCCCCGCGCCCCCCGCGCCAGCTCGCGCTCTACGAGCACGCCAAGCTCACCCCCGAGGCGCGCAGCGCCCTCGCGCGCCTGGACATGCACGAGATCATGGGGCCCATGGAGCGCGAGGCGCTCATCGAGCGGCTGATGCAGCTCGAGGGCGAGCTCGATGTCGAGGCGCTGGACTACCTGCTCTCGACCTTTTTCTGCACCATGCGCAACGTCGAGATGCAGAACGCCATGTTCAACACCTTTGAGGGCTTCGGCCCCACCCTCCACTGACATCACCGGGCACCGGGTAAAAACCCATCACTGTTTGGCCGATTGGCGTGGGAACACTTTTTTTTGCTCTTTATCTTGCTCTTGCTCTTGCTCTAATTGTGTTTCAGCGGTGGTTACGAGCAAGAGCAAGATAAAGAGCAAGAGCAAGAAAGGACGCTCACGCCTATCGGCAAAAATCTTGCAAAGGCCCTGTTTCCGGGTTTGCGCATGTGCGGACAATGTGATTCGGCCTTCACCAGTTGATGCGGACGCAGCCCCGAATTCGCGCCTTCCCCGCGCCATGGGCTATCATGCCCGCATGAGTGGACAATTCCGGAAATCCCCCCTTCTTTTGCTGCTGGCCGCGCTGCCGTGCCTTGCCTGCGACACGGGCACGGTGCGCGACGCGGCCTTTCACGCCAAGCGCGACAATTACCGCCTGGTCGTCGCGGGGAACGCCGGGGACGCGGCGCTGGATGAAAAGTTCCGCGCCCTGGAGGCATGGTTCGCCGCGCAGGGTCCGGGTCTGAACGTGAAGGTGGAGCGGGAGGACGCGGCGGACACGGCCCGGCTTGCGGCGGAGTTCGGCATTGAGGCCGTGCCGGAGGAGTTTCCCGCCACCTATCTGTGCTGCTGGCACCCTGTCCTGCGCGGGCCCGTCGTGGCGCGCCGGTGGCCGGGGGTGCCCGCCCCGGAGGAGGCGGCGTTCCTGCGCGGCTCGCCCGCCCTGGAAAAGGCGCGGGAACTGCTGCCGGACCACTGGGGCGTGGTGCTTTTCAGCCGGGGCGACGGGGCGGACCGGTTCCCCGAGGTGGCGGGTCTGGAGCGGGCCTGGGCGGCCAACCATGCGCCGGGCATCGGTGTGGTGGCCGTTGACCGCGCGGACCCGCGCGAGGCGCTCCTGGTGGCGCTGGCGGGGCCGGACGCGGAGGGGGAGGACTGGGCCGCCGTGCTTTACGGCAAGGGCAAACTGATGATTCCCGTGCTGGCCGGGGAGGACCTGACCACCGGCGCGCTGGACCGGCTTTTTCAACGCCTGCCCGTGCCCTGCACCTGCCTCCAGCAGGCGCTCACGCCGGGGCTGGATCTGCCGCTGCTGTGGGACGCGGCGCTCGACGCGCGCTATGATCCGCTGGCGGCCCCGCAGGGGTATGCGGAGCTGCGCCTGGACGACGGCGGCAGCGGGGACCGGACGGCGGCCCTTGTGGCGGAGATACCCGAGCCAAAGGCCGGCCTGGGCCTGGCGGTCCTGGTGCCGCTTGTGGCGGCGGCGGGCCTGGCCGTCGGCGCGGTGCTCGGCACGGTGGCCCACGCGCGGCGCGCGCGGAAGGAGGGCGGCGGATGACCCGCATGACCTGGACAAGGCTGCTCCTGCGGGAGATGGCCCATTCCCGATGGAACACCCTGGCCACCCTGCTGGCCGTGGCGGCGGCGGCGGGGCTGTATGTGGCCGTGTCGGACATCGGCGTGTCGTCCGTGGACGCCACGCGGCTGCTGATGCGCGACATGGGCTTCAACCTGCTCATCACCCCGGCGGACGCCGACCCGGCGCGGTGGCAGGCGCTGGACTTCTCCGGGCCGGACATGCCGGAGGAATATGTCAAGAAACTCGCGGGGCAGCGCGACATTCTGGCCCAGCATTTCGTGGGCAAGCTCCAGCACACCACGGACGCGGGCGGCGTCACGGCGGTGCTGACGGGCGTGCTGGCCGAGGTGGTCCGCACGGGCACGGAGAAGACGCCCATGCCCACCGCGTATGACGTGCCCGGGGGCCGGGTCTTTCTCGGCGCGGCCGTCGCGCGGGGCCTGGGCAAACAGGCCGGGGACACGGTCACCCTGCTCGGGCGGGACTTCACCGTGGACCGCGTGCTCGGCGAGTACGGCGCCATGCCCGAGGACATCCGCATTTTCGCCCACCTGCACGACGCGCAGGAACTGCTCGGCAGGCCGGGGCGGGTCAACGCGATAGACGCGCTGGCCTGCCAGTGCCCGGCGGGCGCCGCCGACATCATCGCCATGGTCCGCGGGAGCATCACGCGCGTTCTGCCCGATGTCGAAGTGCGCCCCTACCAGTCCATGCTGCTGGGGCGTTTCGAGCAGCGGGCCATGATGATGCGGCTCCAGGCGGCCATGGTCGCGGCGGCCCTGGCCGCGGCCGCGGCGGCGGTGTGGGGCCTGTCCTACCAGAACGTGTCCGCGCGCCGCCACGAAATCGGCGTCTTCCGCGCCCTCGGCGTCCCCGACGCCTCGGTGGCGGCCCTCTTCCTGGTGAAGACCGGCGCGGTGGCCCTGGCGGGCGCGGCGCTCGGGGTGGCGGCGGGCCGGGCCTACTTCCTGCATTCGCAGGTGGCGGGCAACC
It encodes the following:
- a CDS encoding CinA family nicotinamide mononucleotide deamidase-related protein — encoded protein: MDRCRMRAEIMMIGTELLLGQITDTNAVFMARVLAENGINLHLKTTVGDNRERIVAALDAALDRADVVLCSGGLGPTEDDITRECVAGVFGRPLVYHPGIFEAILARFAHTGRKVTENNKRQAMVPEGGIVVENPHGTAPGLIMEGDRGVVVCMPGVPHELKPMLSEWVVPWLRQRFGLSGVLVHRSLRVCGMGESRVDDLIGDLILAGSNPTIGLLAGPDGVTVRIAARAEDRAAAEALIAPVEAAVQARLGGMAFGGDGQTLESLVDGALRARGWRMAVADAATGGEISRRLLAADAAGFGGGVVLPSESALEWAGNTAGSLLPEGAPEEFGAPPGDPLARIALDLTRRILLEYPFDSALSVVSSSVEHRSTGVFWCPEGCRFFGMGHYGGGALDQTRQAVTALEQVRRFLVGLPATA
- a CDS encoding septal ring lytic transglycosylase RlpA family protein, translated to MFEIMALVLLSQQPFTPVVEGLASFYTARENTPITASGERLRDDSFSCAMLDGKFGDYYLVVADNGRSVVCKLNDRGPYIKGRVIDLSKAAMRELHATSGLLNVKVYRLGSDPPARNRPLRR
- a CDS encoding DUF494 family protein, coding for MKPSVVKAVNALLRGIEESPESLETESKMRSWLVGQGYSRRDIDAALKIVVPRLAEGPYPVEEAPRPPRQLALYEHAKLTPEARSALARLDMHEIMGPMEREALIERLMQLEGELDVEALDYLLSTFFCTMRNVEMQNAMFNTFEGFGPTLH